The following is a genomic window from Nguyenibacter vanlangensis.
CACGCTGACGCGCCTGATCCTGCAGGCCGGCGACGCGTTCGGCGATGTCCGCACCATCGACCAGGCCTGGCCGCTGGCCCAGGCGCTGGCGGACCTGATGGACGACGCCGAATGGGCGGAATGCGACCTGGCCGAACGCCTGCCCCTGGCGGCCGAGGGCGATTTCGCCGAACATTGGCATCTGACCCTGCGTTTCCTGTCGATCGTGACCGGAGTCTGGCCCGCCTGGCTGGCCGAGCAGGGGGTGATGAACCCGGCCGCCCGGCAGGTCGCCCTGCTGCATGCCCAGGCGGCGCGCTGGCGCGACACGCCGCTGCCGGCCGGCGAACGGCTGTGGGCCGTCGGCTTTACCGCCGCGACGCCGTCGGTGCTGGCGGTGCTGCAATCGGTGCTGGCCATGGACATGGGGTCGGGGGAAACGGGCCGGCTGGTGCTGCCCTGGGTCGATCTGTCGCTGGATGAGGCGGACTGGAACGCCCTGCCGGACGGCCACCCGCAATCGGGCATGGCCCGCCTGCTGGCCGGGCTGGGCGTGGCCCGGGCCGACCTGGCGATCTGGGCTGATCCGCCCGCTGCCGCACAGTCGGCAACGGGGGCGGCAACGGGGCCGGCAACGGAAGCGGCAGCAGGGGCGGCCTGTCCGGCGGGGCGCGGCGCGGTGCTGGCCAGCGCGCTGCTGCCGGCGGCGGCGCTGGGCGAATGGCTGCGGGATCCGGCGCCGGCGGACCTGACGGGCCTGTCGGTCCTGCGGACCGCCGACCAGCAGGAAGAGGCGGCCGCCATCGCCCTGCTGCTGCGCCAGGCGATCGTCCGGCCCGGCCACCGTGCCGCCCTGGTGACGCCCGATCGCGCGCTGGCCGGGCGTGTCGCCGTGGAACTGGCGCGCTGGGGCGTGGTGGCGGACGACAGCGCGGGCGAGCCGCTGGGCGCGACGCCGCCGGCGGTCTTCCTGCGGCTGGTGGTCGCGGCGGTGGCGGGCGGCTTGTCCCCTGTCGCCCTGCTGTCGCTGTTGAAGCATCCGCTGGCCGCCTGCGGCCTGCCGCCGGGCGTGTGCCGGGCCTCGGCCCGCCTGCTGGAGCGCGCCGCCCTGCGCGGCCCGGCCCCCCGGCCGGGCATCGACGGGCTGCGCGACCGCCTGGCGGTGGCGCGCGACGACCCCCAGGGCGCCCTGGCCGACCGTCCCGATGCGCCCGAGGACCTGGTGGGGTTCGTCGACCGGGTCGAACGCTGCCTGGCGCCGCTGCTGTCGCTGGCCGACACGTCCGTGGCGCTGCCGGTTGCCGACCTGCTGGCGGCCCTGGTCGAGGCGGCCGAGGCGCTGGCCGCCACCGACCGGCAGGACGGGGCCGACCGGCTGTGGTCGGGCGAGGACGGCAACGCGCTGGGCCAGCACCTGGCGGCGCTGATCGCCTTCTGCGACGTGCTGCCGCCGCAGCGCGTGGCCGTGCTGGACGGGCTGCTGGCCGCGTCGATGAGCGGGCAGGCGGTGCATTCGCGCCGGGCCCTGCGTGGCCGGGACGACAATGCGCTGCATCCGCGCATCTTCATCTGGGGCCTGATGGAGGCCCGGCTGCAATCCGTCGAGACCATGGTGCTGGGCGGGCTGGTCGAATCGGTATGGCCGCCCGCGACCGATCCCGGCCCGTGGATGAGCCGCCCGATGCGTGCCCGGGTCGGGCTGCCGTCGCCCGAGCGGACGATCGGCCAGGCCGCCCATGATTTCGTCAGTTGCGCCTGTGCCGCGCCCGACATCGTGCTGTCGGTCCCCGGCCGCCGCGACGGCGCGCCCACCGTGCCGGCGCGCTGGCTGGTCCGGCTGGATGCGTATCTGGCGGGCCGCCGGCAGGCGCTGCCCGCCCATCCCGCCTTGTCCTGGCTGGCGCAGCTTGACCGGCCGGCGGACGCGCCGCGCCCCGTCGCCCCGCCGCGCCCCCGTCCGCCGCTGCCGATGCGCCCGCGCAGCCTGACGATCACCGAGATCGAAACCTGGATGCGCGATCCATACGCCATCCATGCGCGGCACGTCCTGGGCCTGCGCCGCCTGCCCGAGATCGAGGAAGCCGCGGACGCCGCCGATTACGGCAACATCGTCCATGGCGCGCTGGACCGCTGGTTCCGCCGTCCCGCCCCGGATCGCGGGGCAGAAGGGGTGGGGGCGGCCGGATTGCGTGCCCTGTTCGCCCAGGAACTGGCGGCGGCCCGGCTGCGCCCCGCCCTGGCGGCCTGGTGGGCGCCAAGGCTGGCGCGCATCGCCGACTGGGTGATCGGGGCCGAAGCCGCGCGGCAGGCCGGACGGGGTGGAGACGCACCGGTCCTGACCCGTACCGAGCAGGCCGGCCGTGCGCTGCTGACCGGCCTGCCGGGGGGCGATTTCGTGCTGCGCGGCCGGGTCGACCGCGTCGATCGCGCCGCCGACGGCGCGCTGACCCTGTTCGACTACAAGACCGGCACCCTGCCGCGGCGCAGGAGCGTCTTCGCCGGCTGGCAGTCGCAACTGGTGCTGGAGGCCGCGATGATGGAGCGCGGGGCCTTCGGTCCCGAACTGGCCGGCCCCGTCGCCGAACTGCTCTATTGGCGCCTGACCGGCGGGCCCGAGGCCGGCGAGGTGCTGCCCGTGGCGACCGGCCAGGAACTGGCGGACCTGATCGCCGCCGCCTGGGACAATCTGCGCGGGCTGATCGCGATGTATGACGACCCGGCCCAGCCTTATCTGTCGCATCCGCATCCGGACGAAAGCCCGCGTTTCGCCGATTACGCGCGCCTGGCGCGGGTGGCGGAATGGAGTGCCGCGCGCGACGAGGCCGGCCCGTGACGCCCCCGCGCGACGCGATCGGCCTGGCCAATCTCCGCCAGTCCGAGGCCTCGGACCCGGCGGCGTCGGTCTTCGTCTCGGCCTCGGCGGGCAGCGGCAAGACCAAGCTGCTGATCGACCGGCTGCTGCGCCTGATGCTGCCGCGCCCGGCGCCGGACGGCACGCTGGCCGCCGGGTCGGACCCGGCGCGGATCCAGTGCCTGACCTTTACCAAGGCGGCGGCGGCGGAGATGGCGATCCGCCTGCAAAGCCGCCTGGGGCGGTGGGTCACGCTGCCGGATGCGGCGCTGGACCGGGAACTGGCCGGCCTGTCGGTCCCGGCCTGCGACCCGACGCGCCGGGCGGCGCGGGAATTGTTCGCCCGGGTGCTGGACCTGCCGGGCGGCATGCGGATCGGCACGATCCACGCCTTCTGCCAATCCCTGCTGCGCCGCTTTCCGGTCGAGGCCGCGATCAGCCCGCATTTCACCCTGGTCGAGGACACCGATGCGCGCATCGCGATGCGCGAGGCGGCGGACAGCGTGGTCGGGACGGGGGGCGACGCGGTGGCGATCCTGGCCGGGCAGATCGGCGCGGGTGATTTCGCCGCCCTGCTCGGCGGCCTGCAGGCGCGGCTGCGGCAATTGCAGCCGGTGATCGGCGCGCTGGCGCGGGATCGCGCCGGGGTCGAGGCGGCGATGATGCGGGCGGTGGGCGCACGCGGCCGGGACGCGGCCGCCGTGCGGCTGGCCGCCTGTACGGTCCCCGGCGAATCCGTCCTGCGCGAGCGGCTGCGTCTCGTGGCCGAACTGGCCTCGCCCGCCATGCGCCGCACCGCGCAGTCCATGCTGGATTGGCTGTCGCTGCCACCCGGGGACCGCGCCGCGCAGTGGAACGTCTGGCGCGGCGCGCTGGTCAAGCAGGATGGCGAGCCGCGCCGCCGCGGCGGCCTGAACGCGAAATTCGACGAGGCCCACCCCGCGATCGGCGATGCGCTGCTGGCCGAGGCGGCGCGGATCATCGCGGTGGACGAGGAATGCCGCGCGATCGCCGTACTGCATGTCAGCATGGCGCTGCTGGATGTCGCGGTGCCGGTGCTGCGGCAATATGGCGAACGCAAGCGCGGGCGCGGCCTGGTCGATTATGACGACCTGATCGACCGTACCCTGGAATTGCTGAAGGATCCGGGCGCCGCCTGGGTGCTGTACAAGCTCGATGGCGGCATCGACCATCTGCTGCTGGACGAGGTGCAGGACACGTCGCCCGAGCAATGGGCGATCGCGGGCGGCCTGACGGCGGAATTCTTCGCCGGCGCGGGGACGCAGGATGCGGACGCGCCGCCGCGCACCCTGTTCGCGGTCGGCGACTACAAGCAGTCGATCTATTCCTTCCAGGGGGCCGACCCGGCGGCGTTCCGTCAGTGGCGCGGGCGCTTCCGCCAGCGGGTCCACGATGCCGGAAGCCTGTGGAAGGAACCGGCCCTGACCGTCTCCTTCCGTTCCACCGCGCCGGTGCTGAAGCTGGTCGACAGCGTCTTCTCGCTGCCCGAGGCCGCCAGCGGCCTGGTCGAGCCAGGGGGCGGCGTGCCCGAGCATCTCTCGGCGCGGCCGGGGCAGGGGGGGCGGGTGGAATTATGGCCCCTGACCCCCAGCGACGAATCGGGGCAGGAGGCCGATCCCTGGTCGGCCCCGCGCGAGAATGGCGGGCAATCGACCGCCGCCCAGCGCCTGGCGGACTCGCTGGCGGCCTGGATCGTCGCCGAGCTGCGCCGCCCGCCCGAGCCGGGCCGGGCGCCGCTGACACCCGGCGACGTGCTGGTGCTGGTGCCCAGGCGGTCGAATTTCGTGCGGTCGCTGATCCGGGCGTTGAAGACGCAGGACGTGCCGGTGGCCACGCTGGTGCGGACCGGCCTGGTGGACCAGTTGGCGGTGCAGGACCTGATGGCGCTGTGCGATGCGCTGCTGCTGCCCCAGGACGATCTGACCCTGGCCTGCGTGCTGACCTCGCCGCTGGGCGGCGTGTCGGATGACGGGGTGCTGGACCTGGCGGCCGGGCGCGGCGGCCGGCCGCTATGGGCCGTGCTGCGCGACCGGCATGCGGAACGGCCCGACTGGCACGCCGCCTGGACGATGCTGGCCGCCTTGTTCCGCCGCGTCGATTACGCCTCGCCCTACGGCCTGTTGTCCGAGGCGCTGGGTCCGCAGGGCGGCCGCGCCCGGCTGCTGGCCCGGCTGGGCCCCG
Proteins encoded in this region:
- the addB gene encoding double-strand break repair protein AddB, with the translated sequence MSRVASVPPHVPFLDQVADRWMAGIADDPQRSGDGLILLPSRRAARALTEAFLRRADGRPLLLPRIAPLGGLDETGLAVAAPGALDLPPPVEPLRRLATLTRLILQAGDAFGDVRTIDQAWPLAQALADLMDDAEWAECDLAERLPLAAEGDFAEHWHLTLRFLSIVTGVWPAWLAEQGVMNPAARQVALLHAQAARWRDTPLPAGERLWAVGFTAATPSVLAVLQSVLAMDMGSGETGRLVLPWVDLSLDEADWNALPDGHPQSGMARLLAGLGVARADLAIWADPPAAAQSATGAATGPATEAAAGAACPAGRGAVLASALLPAAALGEWLRDPAPADLTGLSVLRTADQQEEAAAIALLLRQAIVRPGHRAALVTPDRALAGRVAVELARWGVVADDSAGEPLGATPPAVFLRLVVAAVAGGLSPVALLSLLKHPLAACGLPPGVCRASARLLERAALRGPAPRPGIDGLRDRLAVARDDPQGALADRPDAPEDLVGFVDRVERCLAPLLSLADTSVALPVADLLAALVEAAEALAATDRQDGADRLWSGEDGNALGQHLAALIAFCDVLPPQRVAVLDGLLAASMSGQAVHSRRALRGRDDNALHPRIFIWGLMEARLQSVETMVLGGLVESVWPPATDPGPWMSRPMRARVGLPSPERTIGQAAHDFVSCACAAPDIVLSVPGRRDGAPTVPARWLVRLDAYLAGRRQALPAHPALSWLAQLDRPADAPRPVAPPRPRPPLPMRPRSLTITEIETWMRDPYAIHARHVLGLRRLPEIEEAADAADYGNIVHGALDRWFRRPAPDRGAEGVGAAGLRALFAQELAAARLRPALAAWWAPRLARIADWVIGAEAARQAGRGGDAPVLTRTEQAGRALLTGLPGGDFVLRGRVDRVDRAADGALTLFDYKTGTLPRRRSVFAGWQSQLVLEAAMMERGAFGPELAGPVAELLYWRLTGGPEAGEVLPVATGQELADLIAAAWDNLRGLIAMYDDPAQPYLSHPHPDESPRFADYARLARVAEWSAARDEAGP
- the addA gene encoding double-strand break repair helicase AddA encodes the protein MECRARRGRPVTPPRDAIGLANLRQSEASDPAASVFVSASAGSGKTKLLIDRLLRLMLPRPAPDGTLAAGSDPARIQCLTFTKAAAAEMAIRLQSRLGRWVTLPDAALDRELAGLSVPACDPTRRAARELFARVLDLPGGMRIGTIHAFCQSLLRRFPVEAAISPHFTLVEDTDARIAMREAADSVVGTGGDAVAILAGQIGAGDFAALLGGLQARLRQLQPVIGALARDRAGVEAAMMRAVGARGRDAAAVRLAACTVPGESVLRERLRLVAELASPAMRRTAQSMLDWLSLPPGDRAAQWNVWRGALVKQDGEPRRRGGLNAKFDEAHPAIGDALLAEAARIIAVDEECRAIAVLHVSMALLDVAVPVLRQYGERKRGRGLVDYDDLIDRTLELLKDPGAAWVLYKLDGGIDHLLLDEVQDTSPEQWAIAGGLTAEFFAGAGTQDADAPPRTLFAVGDYKQSIYSFQGADPAAFRQWRGRFRQRVHDAGSLWKEPALTVSFRSTAPVLKLVDSVFSLPEAASGLVEPGGGVPEHLSARPGQGGRVELWPLTPSDESGQEADPWSAPRENGGQSTAAQRLADSLAAWIVAELRRPPEPGRAPLTPGDVLVLVPRRSNFVRSLIRALKTQDVPVATLVRTGLVDQLAVQDLMALCDALLLPQDDLTLACVLTSPLGGVSDDGVLDLAAGRGGRPLWAVLRDRHAERPDWHAAWTMLAALFRRVDYASPYGLLSEALGPQGGRARLLARLGPEAAEPVDELLSAALRYESLHPPSLQGFLHWLRASQETVKREPDATADMVRVMTAHGAKGLQARLVILPDTAGTAKFDGGIVWARDDVDGLDLPLWVPRAEMGIGVTRALQQKLRDAATEEYNRLLYVALTRASDRLVVCGWQQKRTIADESWYMLCRRGFERAGAEERPFDLGGGSWGETCLVLEEAARVASTERPAAVPAPVLAPLPGWMGRAPDWIPVPPAPESPLLRPLVPSRPDDAPLGPQPAVRSPLAIARASRPAAREQALRRGQIIHALLHYLPGQPPASRADAARAWLARPGHGLDAAEQARLAGQVLAVMEHPALIPLFGPASRGEQPVAGVAGGAVIVGQVDRMAVLPDAVLLCDFKTNRRPPDDVAATPVLYLRQMASYRALLSALYPDRPVRCTLVWTEDARIMELPDSLLACHAPDDPAPGGPGGWQS